A part of Thermococcus sp. SY098 genomic DNA contains:
- a CDS encoding DUF2110 family protein produces MKELVILEKIYGDRSGFEKLDRKLKSLIGDLEVTWKIGITQKQWVKIRIEGEDEEISANLIREEFGEVPYKLSNVKEGQRYRGRFIDLGKVGYGVYVDIGVFSPTPKDALVPLYYLKREFGEKPVRQMIREFGWIDYLPVEIQVERVEFGTREVEAYFTDRQLKKMKSWISDGYDKLFIVGTISERIEEALIKTGHSRDVKKLEELGLMETLLILKRGTQAPGIIKEIGPYIKPAVIGAIKFG; encoded by the coding sequence ATGAAGGAATTGGTAATTTTAGAGAAGATTTATGGAGATAGAAGCGGTTTTGAAAAGCTTGATCGGAAATTAAAGTCTCTAATTGGAGATTTAGAAGTTACGTGGAAAATAGGAATTACGCAAAAGCAGTGGGTCAAGATAAGGATTGAAGGAGAAGACGAAGAGATATCTGCAAACCTGATAAGGGAGGAATTTGGAGAAGTTCCCTACAAGCTGAGCAACGTGAAAGAAGGACAAAGATACAGGGGAAGGTTTATTGATCTGGGAAAAGTTGGATATGGCGTTTATGTTGATATTGGAGTTTTCTCTCCAACACCAAAAGACGCCTTGGTGCCTTTGTACTATCTAAAAAGGGAATTTGGGGAAAAGCCCGTAAGGCAGATGATCAGAGAATTCGGATGGATTGACTATTTACCGGTTGAAATACAGGTAGAGAGAGTAGAATTTGGAACAAGAGAAGTTGAGGCGTATTTCACAGATAGACAGCTGAAAAAAATGAAATCTTGGATAAGCGATGGATACGACAAGCTTTTCATTGTAGGAACAATCAGCGAAAGGATTGAAGAGGCACTAATAAAAACCGGCCACTCAAGAGATGTGAAAAAACTGGAAGAGCTTGGGCTCATGGAAACCCTCCTGATACTCAAAAGAGGTACACAAGCACCGGGAATAATAAAGGAAATTGGGCCATACATAAAGCCCGCAGTAATCGGGGCTATTAAGTTTGGGTAA
- the porD gene encoding pyruvate synthase subunit PorD produces the protein MAESPFKADIERVEKELTEKMTPGAIAYIPGSSVINKTGSWRVFKPEFNKDKCIRCFLCYTYCPEPAIYLDEENYPVFDYDYCKGCGICANECPTKAITMVREVK, from the coding sequence ATGGCGGAAAGCCCATTTAAAGCGGATATAGAGAGGGTAGAAAAAGAATTGACTGAGAAAATGACCCCGGGAGCTATAGCATACATTCCAGGAAGCAGTGTAATAAACAAAACAGGTTCTTGGAGAGTATTTAAGCCCGAGTTCAACAAGGACAAATGTATAAGATGCTTCTTGTGCTACACATACTGTCCAGAGCCGGCAATCTACTTGGACGAAGAAAACTATCCAGTTTTTGACTATGACTATTGTAAGGGTTGTGGTATCTGTGCTAATGAGTGCCCAACTAAGGCAATCACGATGGTTAGAGAGGTTAAGTGA
- the porA gene encoding pyruvate synthase subunit PorA has translation MPMRKVMKGNEAAAWAAKLAKPKVIAAFPITPSTLVPEKISEFVANGELDAEFIKVESEHSAISACVGASAAGVRTFTATASQGLALMHEILFIAAGMRLPIVMAIGNRALSAPINIWNDWQDTISERDTGWIQFYAENNQEALDLILIAFKVAEDERVLLPAMTGFDAFILTHTVEPVEIPDQELVDEFLGEYKPKHAYLDPKRPITQGTLGFPAHYMEARYKVWEAMENAREVIKEVFEEFEKKFGRKYQMVEEYKTDDAEIIMITMGSLAGTLKEFVDKKREEGVKVGAAKITVYRPFPIEEIRALAKKAKVLAILEKDISFGSGGAVFADVARSLINEKEKPIVLDFIIGLGGRDVTFGQLEEALSIAEKAMKEGVEEEVYWIGLRKEIL, from the coding sequence ATGCCCATGAGGAAGGTTATGAAGGGAAATGAGGCAGCTGCTTGGGCTGCAAAGTTGGCTAAGCCAAAAGTTATAGCTGCGTTCCCAATTACACCGTCAACACTTGTTCCAGAGAAGATTAGTGAATTTGTTGCCAACGGCGAACTGGATGCTGAGTTCATTAAAGTTGAGAGCGAGCACTCTGCAATTTCAGCGTGTGTTGGTGCTTCAGCCGCTGGAGTGAGAACATTCACAGCAACAGCTTCACAAGGTTTGGCTTTGATGCACGAGATTCTATTCATTGCGGCTGGTATGAGATTGCCGATCGTCATGGCCATTGGTAACAGAGCACTTTCAGCCCCAATTAACATCTGGAATGACTGGCAGGACACAATTAGTGAGAGAGACACTGGATGGATTCAGTTCTATGCTGAGAACAACCAAGAGGCTTTGGACTTGATCTTAATTGCATTCAAGGTTGCTGAGGACGAGCGTGTTTTGTTGCCAGCAATGACTGGATTCGATGCATTCATCCTAACCCACACAGTCGAGCCTGTCGAAATCCCAGACCAGGAGCTTGTTGACGAGTTCTTGGGTGAATACAAGCCAAAGCACGCCTACCTCGATCCAAAGAGACCCATTACTCAGGGAACACTCGGATTCCCAGCTCACTACATGGAGGCAAGGTATAAGGTATGGGAGGCAATGGAGAACGCGAGAGAAGTCATCAAGGAGGTCTTTGAGGAGTTTGAGAAGAAGTTTGGAAGAAAGTACCAGATGGTTGAGGAATACAAAACGGATGATGCTGAGATCATCATGATAACAATGGGCTCACTTGCCGGAACACTCAAGGAGTTCGTTGACAAGAAGAGAGAAGAAGGAGTAAAAGTTGGAGCGGCAAAGATTACAGTATACAGACCGTTCCCAATTGAAGAGATTAGAGCATTGGCTAAGAAAGCAAAGGTCTTGGCAATTCTTGAGAAGGATATCAGCTTTGGCTCAGGTGGAGCAGTCTTTGCAGATGTCGCAAGATCACTCATCAACGAGAAGGAGAAGCCAATAGTCCTTGACTTCATCATAGGTCTTGGTGGAAGGGATGTAACATTTGGACAGCTTGAGGAAGCATTGAGCATTGCAGAAAAAGCCATGAAAGAAGGTGTTGAAGAGGAGGTTTACTGGATAGGATTGAGGAAGGAGATTTTGTGA
- a CDS encoding ABC transporter permease, with translation MAVTEELRALYGVAVKSWRIFLSYKLWMISDIMLGFFFVGQALLIGIGLTGQRNSPALQRMTGYSDYLTFAVLGFMVLGFGLTFMSGFVWSVVDELYAGTLEYSFAAPMRRITFFLGNVLVRIFLSFVYMAVYIPLFVIVFDVHINSAGFFKGIPVLLLGTVGMIGFGMTAAGIVLYLRDPGPFINILEMLVFALSGAMYPIKILPEPLQLLAKAMPYAPTSEAVRKVVAFGYSNSINEIGYLLFISTIYALFGYLVYKWSEKQARIVGLKSY, from the coding sequence ATGGCGGTTACTGAAGAGCTTAGAGCGCTCTACGGAGTTGCAGTTAAGAGCTGGCGAATCTTTTTGAGCTATAAGCTGTGGATGATCAGCGATATAATGCTTGGGTTCTTCTTTGTGGGACAGGCGTTGCTAATAGGAATTGGACTAACGGGACAGAGAAACTCACCAGCTTTACAGCGAATGACGGGTTATTCTGACTACTTGACTTTTGCTGTCTTGGGCTTCATGGTTCTTGGCTTTGGCTTAACCTTCATGAGCGGCTTTGTGTGGAGTGTTGTTGATGAGCTCTATGCCGGAACTCTCGAATATTCCTTTGCGGCTCCAATGAGAAGAATAACATTCTTTCTGGGCAATGTTTTGGTTAGAATTTTCTTATCGTTCGTTTATATGGCAGTTTACATTCCGCTCTTTGTGATTGTGTTTGATGTTCATATCAATTCTGCTGGTTTTTTCAAGGGCATACCGGTTCTTCTCCTTGGGACAGTGGGGATGATTGGCTTCGGAATGACGGCTGCTGGAATTGTGCTCTACTTAAGGGATCCTGGACCTTTTATAAACATCTTAGAAATGCTTGTTTTTGCCCTAAGCGGAGCAATGTATCCGATAAAAATTCTTCCCGAGCCCCTCCAGCTCTTGGCTAAGGCAATGCCATATGCTCCAACGAGTGAAGCTGTGAGAAAAGTTGTTGCTTTTGGATATTCAAATTCAATTAATGAGATTGGTTATCTCCTTTTTATTTCAACGATATATGCTCTTTTTGGCTATCTTGTGTATAAATGGAGTGAAAAGCAGGCAAGAATAGTTGGGTTAAAAAGCTATTAA
- a CDS encoding Mrp/NBP35 family ATP-binding protein: MTIKTPPSLNIPGFGVDPLTQRIKEKEKKWKYKIAVLSGKGGVGKSTVAVNLATALAKLGYFVGVLDADVHGPNVAKMFGVEKAEILAEKVNDHFEMIPPVVDFMGQVTPIKVMSMGMMVPEDQPIIWRGALVTKALKQLLGDVKWGELDFMIIDFPPGTGDQILTVTQTLKLDAAIVVTTPQEVALLDTGKAVNMMKQMEVPYIAVIENMSYLICPHCGNKIDLFGEGGGEKLAKKENVDFLGKIPIDPKAREASDLGIPIVLYDDTPAAKAFMEITQRLVEKLEEMKKEQ; this comes from the coding sequence ATGACCATAAAAACCCCACCTTCATTAAATATCCCGGGATTTGGAGTTGACCCGTTAACTCAAAGAATTAAGGAAAAGGAAAAAAAGTGGAAATATAAGATTGCAGTGCTCAGCGGAAAGGGAGGAGTTGGAAAGAGTACGGTAGCTGTTAACCTGGCAACTGCCTTGGCCAAGCTTGGCTACTTCGTCGGTGTCTTGGATGCAGATGTACACGGGCCAAATGTTGCTAAGATGTTTGGTGTTGAGAAAGCGGAAATCCTTGCTGAAAAGGTCAATGACCATTTTGAGATGATCCCACCCGTAGTGGACTTCATGGGTCAAGTAACACCAATCAAAGTCATGAGCATGGGAATGATGGTTCCCGAAGATCAGCCAATTATCTGGAGAGGTGCTCTTGTTACAAAAGCACTCAAGCAGCTCTTAGGGGATGTGAAATGGGGAGAGCTTGACTTCATGATAATCGACTTTCCCCCTGGAACGGGCGATCAGATACTAACCGTTACCCAAACTCTAAAACTTGATGCCGCAATAGTTGTGACAACACCTCAAGAAGTAGCTTTGCTTGATACGGGCAAAGCTGTTAACATGATGAAGCAGATGGAAGTTCCCTACATAGCGGTCATTGAGAACATGAGCTACTTAATCTGCCCCCACTGTGGAAATAAGATCGATCTGTTTGGAGAGGGCGGTGGAGAAAAGCTTGCTAAAAAAGAGAATGTTGATTTTCTTGGTAAGATTCCAATAGACCCAAAGGCGAGAGAGGCAAGTGATTTGGGAATCCCAATAGTGCTATATGATGATACTCCAGCAGCTAAGGCTTTTATGGAAATTACCCAGAGGTTAGTTGAAAAGCTTGAAGAAATGAAAAAAGAGCAGTAA
- the porA gene encoding pyruvate ferredoxin oxidoreductase, translating into MPKKVVSGNYAAAYAAKHARVEVVAAYPITPQTSIIEKIAEFIANGEANIQYVPVESEHSAMAACIGASAAGARAFTATSAQGLALMHEMLHWASGARLPIVMVDVNRAMAPPWSVWDDQTDSLAQRDTGWMQFYAENNQEVYDGVLMAFKVAEHKKVNLPVMIIESAFILSHTYDIVDMPPQEEIDEFLPPREPLYTLTDFDNPIAVGALATPADYYEFRYKIEKAMEEARKVIKEVGKEFGERFGRDYSQMIELYKTEDAEFVFMGMGSLMGTVKEAVDLLRKEGYKVGAAKVRWFRPFPKEELYELAKNVDGIAVLDRNFSFGQEGILFNEAKGVLYNTDAKPIMKNYIVGLGGRDFTVNDIRAIAKNMKEIIEKGKLDREIEWYHLKR; encoded by the coding sequence ATGCCGAAGAAAGTCGTGAGCGGTAATTATGCAGCTGCTTATGCTGCGAAGCATGCAAGAGTCGAGGTTGTTGCTGCTTATCCAATCACACCGCAAACAAGCATAATTGAAAAGATAGCTGAGTTCATAGCCAATGGAGAAGCAAACATCCAGTATGTCCCTGTTGAGAGCGAACATTCTGCCATGGCAGCATGTATAGGCGCTTCAGCTGCTGGTGCAAGAGCTTTCACTGCCACATCAGCCCAAGGTTTGGCTTTGATGCACGAAATGCTCCACTGGGCAAGCGGTGCGAGACTGCCAATAGTCATGGTTGATGTCAACAGAGCAATGGCTCCACCCTGGAGCGTTTGGGATGATCAGACTGACAGCTTAGCTCAAAGAGATACAGGCTGGATGCAGTTCTACGCCGAAAATAACCAGGAGGTGTATGACGGCGTTTTGATGGCGTTTAAAGTTGCAGAGCACAAGAAGGTAAATCTTCCCGTCATGATCATTGAGAGCGCATTCATACTGAGCCATACATACGATATAGTTGACATGCCCCCACAGGAGGAAATTGACGAATTTTTACCGCCAAGGGAACCGTTGTACACACTGACGGATTTTGACAACCCAATTGCCGTTGGTGCTCTGGCTACTCCAGCTGACTACTATGAATTCAGATACAAGATTGAAAAAGCAATGGAAGAGGCAAGAAAGGTCATCAAGGAGGTAGGAAAAGAATTTGGCGAGAGATTCGGAAGGGACTACTCTCAGATGATTGAGCTTTACAAGACGGAAGATGCAGAATTCGTCTTTATGGGAATGGGTTCATTGATGGGAACAGTTAAGGAAGCCGTTGATCTGCTCAGAAAAGAGGGATACAAAGTTGGTGCAGCTAAAGTCAGATGGTTCAGACCGTTCCCGAAGGAGGAACTCTATGAATTAGCCAAGAACGTGGACGGCATAGCAGTCCTTGACAGAAACTTCTCCTTTGGACAGGAAGGGATACTCTTCAACGAGGCAAAGGGAGTTCTTTACAATACTGATGCAAAGCCAATAATGAAAAACTACATCGTTGGACTTGGCGGAAGGGACTTCACTGTCAATGACATCAGGGCAATAGCTAAGAACATGAAGGAGATCATCGAGAAGGGCAAGCTTGATAGGGAGATAGAGTGGTACCACTTGAAGAGGTGA
- the porB gene encoding pyruvate synthase subunit PorB codes for MAVRKPPITTREYWAPGHAACAGCGCAIIMRLATKAFSEAMEEKYGDPDAFAIAHATGCMEVVSAVFPYTAWKAPWIHVAFENAAAVASGVEAAWKKLGYKGKILAFGGDGGTADIGLQALSGMLERRHNVVYIMYDNEAYMNTGIQRSSSTPYGAWTTTSPPGKYSIGEDKPKKWVALIAAAHQIPYVATASIADPYDLYRKVKKAAKIDGPAFLQIHGPCVPGWRIPPEKTVEVAKLAIETGVWPLFEIENGDIRNIKFQRFPKDGKFKKPIEEYLKLQGRFKHLFKRPEAIQELKEQIKAMWKVLGKEVELP; via the coding sequence ATGGCCGTAAGAAAGCCCCCCATCACAACTCGCGAGTACTGGGCACCTGGTCATGCTGCATGTGCTGGATGTGGATGTGCAATAATTATGCGTTTAGCCACTAAAGCATTTAGCGAAGCCATGGAAGAGAAATACGGCGATCCTGATGCTTTTGCAATAGCCCATGCAACTGGATGTATGGAGGTTGTCTCCGCAGTCTTCCCATACACTGCTTGGAAGGCCCCATGGATTCATGTTGCTTTTGAAAATGCCGCAGCTGTTGCAAGTGGTGTTGAGGCAGCTTGGAAGAAGCTTGGTTACAAAGGAAAAATCCTTGCATTCGGTGGAGACGGTGGTACTGCGGATATAGGCCTTCAAGCACTCTCTGGAATGCTCGAGAGAAGGCACAACGTCGTTTACATCATGTATGATAATGAGGCTTATATGAACACTGGTATTCAGCGTTCGAGCTCAACACCATACGGAGCATGGACAACAACCTCACCACCAGGGAAGTACTCGATAGGTGAGGACAAGCCGAAGAAGTGGGTTGCCTTAATAGCTGCAGCTCATCAGATCCCATACGTTGCAACAGCGAGCATTGCAGACCCATATGACCTCTATAGAAAAGTCAAGAAGGCGGCAAAGATTGACGGTCCAGCCTTCCTGCAGATACACGGTCCGTGTGTCCCAGGCTGGAGAATCCCACCAGAGAAGACAGTTGAAGTTGCAAAATTAGCAATTGAGACTGGCGTTTGGCCACTCTTTGAAATTGAAAATGGTGACATAAGAAACATCAAGTTCCAGAGATTCCCCAAGGATGGAAAGTTCAAGAAGCCGATTGAAGAATACCTTAAGCTCCAAGGAAGATTCAAGCACCTATTCAAGAGACCTGAGGCAATACAAGAGCTCAAAGAGCAAATCAAAGCAATGTGGAAGGTCCTCGGAAAGGAAGTTGAACTTCCCTGA
- a CDS encoding ABC transporter ATP-binding protein: MHAIEVSELRKKYPKKIPLPFRKVEWIEAVKGISFKVKKGELFGLLGPNGAGKTTTIKMLTTLLEPSGGTAKILGFDIRKDAREIRKRINLVAEGERTLYWRLSAYENLKYFARIYYVPKSEEKERIESLLKLVGLWERKDDLVMNYSRGMKQRLAIAKALINDPEVLFLDEPTLGLDVQSAVFVREFIRKLVDKQKKTVLLTTHYMAEAEELCDRIAIIDQGRIIVLDTPEGLKKLVKGEDVVEIKVREFSVQKMEGFPWKLVVVKEDAERGITTLRGQIDEEDLPKVVELLVKRGVRILSVEQKEPTLEDVFIKLTGRALRD; encoded by the coding sequence ATGCATGCAATTGAAGTCAGTGAGCTCAGAAAAAAGTACCCCAAGAAAATCCCCCTTCCTTTTAGAAAAGTTGAATGGATTGAGGCTGTTAAAGGCATCAGTTTTAAGGTGAAGAAGGGGGAACTTTTTGGACTTTTAGGACCTAATGGAGCAGGAAAAACCACCACGATTAAGATGCTCACAACACTTCTTGAACCAAGCGGAGGAACAGCAAAAATTCTTGGATTTGATATCAGGAAAGACGCGAGAGAAATTAGGAAAAGGATTAATTTAGTTGCTGAAGGGGAGAGAACTCTCTATTGGCGATTATCGGCATATGAGAACTTGAAATATTTTGCAAGGATTTATTACGTCCCTAAGAGCGAAGAGAAAGAGCGAATTGAAAGTCTTTTGAAACTCGTTGGGCTGTGGGAAAGGAAGGATGATCTTGTAATGAATTATTCCAGAGGGATGAAGCAGAGGTTGGCCATTGCAAAAGCCCTGATAAATGATCCGGAGGTTCTCTTCCTTGACGAGCCTACTTTAGGACTCGATGTCCAAAGTGCGGTTTTTGTGCGGGAATTCATAAGAAAGCTCGTTGATAAACAGAAAAAGACCGTCCTTTTAACAACACACTATATGGCTGAGGCTGAAGAGCTCTGCGATAGAATTGCAATAATCGATCAGGGGAGAATAATTGTCCTCGATACTCCGGAAGGCTTGAAAAAGCTCGTAAAGGGAGAGGATGTTGTAGAAATAAAGGTCAGAGAATTTTCAGTTCAGAAGATGGAAGGATTTCCTTGGAAGCTTGTCGTTGTAAAAGAAGATGCCGAAAGGGGGATAACGACACTCAGAGGTCAAATTGATGAAGAGGATCTGCCAAAGGTTGTCGAGCTTTTAGTGAAAAGAGGTGTGAGGATTTTGAGTGTTGAGCAGAAAGAGCCCACATTGGAGGATGTATTCATAAAGCTCACTGGCAGAGCACTGAGGGATTAA
- the tfe gene encoding transcription factor E, whose protein sequence is MPRRKNKELIEFAMDIGGEEAVEIIKALEKKGEATDEELAEMTGIRVNTVRKILYALYDHQLAEFRRTRDKETGWYYYYWHLETRRLPEIIRARKMQELKKLKQMLEEETSEIYYHCGTPGHPKLTFDEALEYEFQCPICGAMLMQYDNTKIVEELKKRIEQLEKELGIKK, encoded by the coding sequence ATGCCAAGACGAAAGAACAAAGAGCTCATAGAATTTGCAATGGACATTGGAGGGGAGGAAGCTGTTGAAATAATTAAGGCTCTTGAGAAAAAAGGCGAAGCCACAGATGAAGAGCTTGCCGAAATGACGGGAATAAGGGTGAACACAGTTCGCAAAATCCTCTACGCCCTCTACGATCATCAACTTGCAGAATTCAGAAGGACAAGGGATAAAGAAACCGGATGGTACTACTATTACTGGCATTTAGAAACAAGACGACTGCCTGAAATAATTAGAGCAAGGAAGATGCAGGAGCTTAAAAAACTCAAACAGATGCTTGAAGAGGAAACCAGTGAAATCTACTATCACTGCGGAACCCCCGGACATCCAAAACTGACTTTCGATGAAGCCTTAGAGTATGAATTCCAGTGCCCAATTTGTGGCGCCATGCTGATGCAGTATGATAATACGAAGATTGTGGAAGAGCTCAAAAAGAGAATCGAACAGCTTGAAAAAGAACTGGGAATAAAGAAATGA
- a CDS encoding ABC transporter permease — MPLLAIIEKELRMFFRYPLRVFSAVLVGIVFLLQFVFFGQAVLGGRYSQLLASSTGIGDYPTYALVGYVLWWLSVSPMEAYVWGIRRELQRGTFETNIAAPVRIIELLLGLALSWLLMDSVLMMVVFAFGVLIFNISLTFSILLKSLPVLLLSFLAFLGFGFVFAGLVMMLKHIGPLAQIFEFAMLFFSGVFFPLKVMPKAVIEFSNILPLTHSVNAIRAIFIGKTYAEITPSVEWLLLLVIVYWLIGYALFKWAEGITRVMGYGGY; from the coding sequence ATGCCTTTACTTGCGATAATTGAGAAAGAGCTTAGAATGTTCTTCCGCTACCCATTAAGGGTTTTCAGTGCAGTCTTAGTTGGTATTGTTTTTCTTCTTCAGTTTGTTTTCTTTGGGCAGGCTGTTCTTGGTGGTAGGTATTCTCAGCTTTTAGCATCTTCAACTGGAATTGGAGACTACCCAACTTATGCACTGGTGGGATACGTTCTGTGGTGGCTTTCTGTTTCTCCAATGGAAGCTTACGTTTGGGGAATTAGAAGAGAGCTCCAGAGAGGAACTTTTGAAACCAACATAGCTGCTCCAGTAAGAATCATCGAGCTTTTGCTTGGCTTGGCTTTGAGCTGGCTTCTCATGGATTCGGTTTTGATGATGGTAGTCTTTGCATTTGGAGTTTTGATATTCAATATTTCTTTAACATTTTCAATTTTGCTGAAGTCTTTACCCGTTTTATTACTTTCTTTTTTAGCCTTCTTGGGCTTTGGCTTTGTTTTCGCCGGATTGGTAATGATGCTCAAACACATAGGGCCTCTTGCTCAGATCTTTGAATTTGCAATGCTTTTCTTCTCAGGAGTGTTCTTTCCGCTCAAGGTAATGCCCAAAGCGGTAATAGAGTTTTCAAATATTCTCCCTCTAACCCATTCAGTAAATGCCATTAGGGCAATTTTCATTGGGAAAACCTATGCGGAGATAACACCCTCAGTAGAGTGGCTTCTTCTTTTGGTCATTGTGTACTGGTTAATTGGTTATGCTCTTTTTAAGTGGGCTGAAGGAATAACAAGGGTGATGGGTTATGGCGGTTACTGA
- a CDS encoding 3-methyl-2-oxobutanoate dehydrogenase subunit delta — protein MNTLFGEKKAKAERLVFKSVDEYPEVPLTLGTTLVNFTGDWRTFIPVIDESKCIKCYICWKFCPEPSIYIKEDGYVAVDYDYCKGCGICANECPTKAITMVREEK, from the coding sequence TTGAACACTTTATTTGGGGAGAAGAAGGCAAAAGCGGAGAGGTTGGTATTTAAATCTGTTGATGAATACCCAGAGGTGCCACTTACCCTTGGCACGACTCTTGTAAACTTCACTGGAGACTGGAGGACTTTCATCCCAGTAATTGATGAGAGCAAGTGCATCAAATGCTACATCTGCTGGAAGTTCTGTCCAGAGCCATCGATATACATCAAAGAAGACGGATATGTAGCGGTGGACTATGACTATTGTAAGGGCTGTGGTATCTGTGCCAATGAGTGCCCAACAAAGGCAATTACAATGGTTAGAGAAGAAAAGTGA
- a CDS encoding 3-methyl-2-oxobutanoate dehydrogenase subunit beta, protein MEIPENIKKRLSIPFEENFYAGHTACQGCGAALGLRYVLKAYGKKAIFTIPACCSTIIAGPWPYSAFGAPLFHTAFETTGAVISGIEAALKAKGYKVKGKDGIMVVGWAGDGGTADIGLQALSGFLERGHDALYIMYDNEAYMNTGIQRSSSTPYGAWTTNTPGGKKHFLEKRHKKKVIDIVIAHKIPYAATASIAFPEDFMRKLKKAQEIPGPSFIQLFAPCPTGWRSPTDKSIELARLAVQTAYFPLFEYENGKYKINMPNPKKEPKPIEEFLKLQGRFKYMTKEDIEILQEWVLREWEELKKKAEVFG, encoded by the coding sequence ATGGAGATTCCCGAAAACATAAAGAAGAGATTGTCAATTCCGTTTGAGGAGAACTTTTATGCGGGACACACAGCGTGCCAAGGGTGTGGGGCTGCCTTAGGGTTAAGATATGTGCTCAAGGCATATGGGAAGAAAGCGATCTTCACAATCCCTGCATGCTGTTCGACGATTATAGCTGGCCCATGGCCATACTCAGCTTTTGGTGCTCCGCTGTTCCACACAGCTTTTGAAACCACAGGGGCAGTTATAAGCGGAATTGAGGCTGCTCTTAAGGCTAAGGGATACAAAGTTAAAGGAAAAGACGGCATAATGGTAGTTGGATGGGCTGGAGACGGTGGAACTGCCGATATTGGTCTGCAGGCTTTAAGCGGATTCCTTGAGAGAGGACACGATGCGTTGTACATCATGTATGATAATGAGGCTTATATGAATACTGGTATTCAGCGTTCGAGCTCAACACCATACGGAGCGTGGACAACGAACACACCTGGAGGAAAGAAGCACTTCCTTGAGAAGAGGCACAAGAAGAAGGTCATTGACATTGTTATAGCCCATAAGATACCCTATGCGGCAACAGCGAGCATTGCATTTCCAGAGGACTTCATGAGAAAGCTCAAGAAGGCTCAAGAGATCCCAGGACCGAGCTTCATACAGCTCTTTGCCCCATGTCCGACAGGCTGGAGGAGTCCAACCGATAAGAGCATAGAGCTTGCAAGGCTGGCTGTTCAGACGGCATACTTCCCGCTCTTCGAGTATGAAAACGGGAAGTACAAGATAAACATGCCAAATCCAAAGAAGGAGCCAAAGCCAATTGAAGAATTCCTCAAGCTTCAGGGAAGATTCAAGTACATGACGAAAGAGGACATTGAAATACTCCAAGAGTGGGTGCTCAGAGAGTGGGAGGAGCTCAAGAAGAAAGCCGAAGTTTTCGGCTGA
- a CDS encoding ADP-dependent ribose-1-phosphate kinase, with protein MFDVVAIGNLNYDIIMLVDRFPEFHEKIPAKDAHFGLGGAAGNTATWLANMGLRVGFIGAVGKDEIGEAHINFFKRIGIDTKGIKIVDVPSGVAVAIIKGEDKRIVKYLGANKYRELDYEYLSKTKHIHLSSNPEKLIVDAVNFAHRHGITVSLDIGEAKIPEEIEEKITYLLMNEDEFKRKFGSLGEISEVKAKNVIVTLNGGGALVRDEKGNIFEVKGLSAEVVDSTGAGDSFDAGLIYGVLKGWSLRDAAKLGMLLAYLTVQKVGARSAVIPLEEIKKRAEELNLNLPF; from the coding sequence ATGTTTGACGTAGTTGCAATAGGAAACCTCAACTACGACATAATAATGCTCGTTGACCGCTTTCCAGAATTCCATGAAAAGATTCCAGCTAAAGACGCCCACTTTGGACTTGGGGGAGCGGCAGGAAACACAGCAACGTGGTTAGCCAATATGGGCCTTAGAGTGGGATTCATAGGGGCTGTAGGAAAAGACGAAATTGGAGAAGCACACATAAACTTCTTCAAAAGGATTGGTATTGACACTAAGGGAATAAAAATTGTTGATGTTCCTTCAGGTGTCGCCGTGGCGATAATAAAGGGCGAAGATAAGAGGATCGTAAAATACTTAGGAGCCAACAAATACAGAGAGCTTGACTATGAATACCTATCCAAAACAAAACACATTCACCTTTCTTCAAATCCAGAAAAGCTCATAGTTGATGCAGTAAACTTCGCCCACAGACATGGAATTACAGTCTCACTCGACATTGGGGAGGCAAAAATCCCAGAAGAAATCGAGGAAAAAATAACGTATCTTCTCATGAACGAGGACGAATTTAAGAGGAAATTCGGGAGCCTGGGTGAAATCAGTGAGGTCAAAGCCAAAAATGTGATTGTAACACTGAACGGAGGGGGGGCATTGGTAAGGGACGAAAAAGGAAACATATTTGAGGTCAAAGGGCTCAGCGCTGAAGTCGTTGATTCCACCGGAGCGGGAGACTCCTTTGATGCTGGGCTCATTTATGGAGTTCTCAAAGGCTGGAGTTTGAGAGATGCCGCAAAGCTTGGAATGCTCCTGGCTTATCTCACCGTTCAGAAAGTTGGTGCAAGAAGTGCAGTAATTCCCCTTGAAGAGATAAAAAAGAGAGCAGAGGAGCTAAATCTCAACCTGCCTTTTTAA